CGGGAGCATCGCGGGCGTCACGTCTAGGTCGCTGTAAGTGAACTCGGTGTAGGACTCGCCGTGCCCGAACGGGAACAGCGGGTCCTGATTCGAATGGGGCGGACCGGGGTCGCCGCCGGAGTGGAACCTGTCCGGCGGGTAGTTGTTGTGGAGATTGAGGAGTTGGCCCGTGCCCTCTGGCCACGTAAACGGGAGGCGACCGCTGGGGTTGTGGTCTCCGAATAGGGAGTCGGCGACGGCGGGTCCACCCATCGTCCCAGGAAGGTAGGCCATCAGCGCGGCCGGGAGGTTCTCGAACACGTCGGTTCCGCGCGGGCGGCCAGCGAAGAACACGCCTGCGTGGGGTGTCTCGACGCCAGCGAGTGTCTCCACCAAGCGTTGTTGGGCCGACGGGAGTTCCAGCGTGTCGGTATCGCCTTTCTCCTCGGCGTAGGGTCCTTCGCCGATGACCGCCACGACTGCGTCGGCGCTTTCGGCGGCGTCCCTGACCTTCGATTCGCTCTCGAACGAATGGAGTCCGGTCGGGACGTGGACGACGTTCGTAGACGAAGAGACTCGCTCTTCGATTGCTTCGAGCGGCGTGACTGCGGGCGGTTTGACTTCACCGGGACCTTGCCAACCGAGCGTCCACGCACCGGTCATGTTGCCGATGGTGTCCGCGCTCGGACCGGTGACGAGGAGTGTGCCGACGCTGGGGTCTAGCGGCAGCGTGCCGTCGTTCTTGAGGAGGGTCATCGAGTCGGCGGCCGTCTCGCCCGCGAGAGCGCGTGCTTCGTCAGAGCCGACGACTTTCGAGGCCGTCTTGGGGTCCGCACTCGCGTCGTCGAACAGACCGAGAGCTTCCTTGAACGCGAGGACGTTCGTCACCGCGTCGTCGATACGCTCCATCGGCACCTCGCCGGATTGAACGAGTTCCGTGAGGTTCTGCTGGTACGTCTCGACGGTGTCGCTCTCGATGCCGCCGGCGGGAACCATGTACATGTCGATACCCGCGTTGATGCCGAGCTTGGCCGCCTCTTTCACGTCGGCCGCGAACTCGTGGACTTCGACCATCCGGTAGAAGTCGTGCCAGTCGGAGACGACCATGCCCTCGAAGCCGAGCATCTCACGGAGGATGTCTTCGAGTAACTCCTCCGAGGCGTGGGCGGGGATGCCGTTGAGCGACCCGCTGTTGACCATCACTGTCTCGGAGCCTGCGGAGATGCCTGCGTGGTACGGCGGCAGGAGCGTACTTCGGAATGTCCGGTAAGGGACTTGTGCCGCACTGCGGTCGTTGCCGTTCCGTGGCTCGGAGTAGCCTGCGAAGTGTTTCGTCGTCGAACCGGCGCGCTTGTGGTCGCCCTCCTTCGTCTCGTATCCGCGGACCTTCTCGCTGACCATCTGGGAGGCGAGATAGGGGTCTTGACTGAATCCCTCGTAGAATCGACCCCATCGCGGGTCGCGATTGATGTCGGCGACTGGCGAGAACGTCCACGGCGTTCCCGTCGCACGGAGTGTCTTGGAGGTGTGTTCGGCCATCTGGCGGGCGTAGTCGGGGTTCCACGTTGCGCCGAGGCCGTGGTTGTGCGGGAAGATGATAGCGTCCTTGAGGTTGTTGTTGCCGTGAACTGCGTCGAGACCCCAGACGAACGGCACGTCGTGGGGTTGGGCCTCGACCATCTTCTCCTGGAGGTCGTTAGCGTTCTTCGCCTGCTCGACCGCGTCCTTCGAACTCGCGTACATTATCGAGCCGGGGAGGTACTCTTCGAAGAACGACGTTGGGTCGTCTCCGAGTTCGTAGGCGGCGACCTGTGTCATCTGGCCGATTTTCTCGTCCAGACTCATGTTCTCGACTTTCTTCTCGACCTCGGGACTCGGGTCGGCACTTTGGGCTGTTGCCATCCCCGAACCGACGTAGGCAGAGAGCGCAGTGGTCGTCGCCACACCGCCGGTAGCCTGCATGAAGTTCCGTCTCGATTCGTCGATGGCATCGCTGTCACGCTCTACCATACCTCATTGTGGCCCACGGAGGAGACTTTAATCATGTGGCCAGTAGAGTATAAATTTCTAACCTTGCCAACCCATTAGAGGTACAGAGTTAAGTAATAAAGTATTTTCGAGATATTAGGTAAGAGAAGTTGAATTTCATCGGTTGAGTTTCGAGAGGGGCCCGTACGAGTATCGTTGACTTCGGAATGTCGCGGATTCCGGCGCGTGGGATGGTAGG
The sequence above is a segment of the Halorussus halophilus genome. Coding sequences within it:
- a CDS encoding glycoside hydrolase family 3 N-terminal domain-containing protein, giving the protein MVERDSDAIDESRRNFMQATGGVATTTALSAYVGSGMATAQSADPSPEVEKKVENMSLDEKIGQMTQVAAYELGDDPTSFFEEYLPGSIMYASSKDAVEQAKNANDLQEKMVEAQPHDVPFVWGLDAVHGNNNLKDAIIFPHNHGLGATWNPDYARQMAEHTSKTLRATGTPWTFSPVADINRDPRWGRFYEGFSQDPYLASQMVSEKVRGYETKEGDHKRAGSTTKHFAGYSEPRNGNDRSAAQVPYRTFRSTLLPPYHAGISAGSETVMVNSGSLNGIPAHASEELLEDILREMLGFEGMVVSDWHDFYRMVEVHEFAADVKEAAKLGINAGIDMYMVPAGGIESDTVETYQQNLTELVQSGEVPMERIDDAVTNVLAFKEALGLFDDASADPKTASKVVGSDEARALAGETAADSMTLLKNDGTLPLDPSVGTLLVTGPSADTIGNMTGAWTLGWQGPGEVKPPAVTPLEAIEERVSSSTNVVHVPTGLHSFESESKVRDAAESADAVVAVIGEGPYAEEKGDTDTLELPSAQQRLVETLAGVETPHAGVFFAGRPRGTDVFENLPAALMAYLPGTMGGPAVADSLFGDHNPSGRLPFTWPEGTGQLLNLHNNYPPDRFHSGGDPGPPHSNQDPLFPFGHGESYTEFTYSDLDVTPAMLPKVASNDEFTVSVTVTNSGDRAGDHVVPVYGSRRHGPVLFPQEEIVGFDRVSLAPGESTRVTVRGSIMPLATVPGGMFSQEELTVISGDYTISVGDMTATLTVK